A genome region from Hypnocyclicus thermotrophus includes the following:
- the flgL gene encoding flagellar hook-associated protein FlgL — protein MRVTGKMMSTNAISNIQNNMEKMDITNDRLSKGTKINLPQDNPIGAVKVMSYQTALTEIEKYLENVDNAKTYLNSTDVSLTQVSEILQRIRELAVQSANDSFEQTARDAVASEINELIEQLVVVGNSSIGGRYIFAGYNTQEKPFKIFTGNDLLKEGEEATLDLTDVEGNLRKNILKDVPVKIDYTGDQGMMMTEVDKGVTLEYNVTGDKIFKNKEGDLFKELLYLRDSIYKGDVNSDKDNDGHTIESQIGELDRIFNMIMKYRSQVGAKMRRIEQVEARLEDNKISMSDLLSRTQDTDITKSIMDLKTQENVQRMSLSVGAKVIQPTLVDFVK, from the coding sequence ATGAGAGTAACGGGAAAAATGATGTCAACAAATGCAATTAGTAATATACAAAATAATATGGAAAAAATGGATATTACTAATGATAGATTGTCAAAAGGAACTAAAATTAATCTTCCTCAAGATAATCCAATTGGTGCTGTAAAAGTTATGTCTTATCAAACAGCATTGACAGAAATAGAAAAATATTTAGAAAATGTGGATAATGCAAAAACTTATCTTAACTCAACAGATGTATCATTAACTCAAGTAAGTGAAATACTTCAAAGAATAAGAGAATTAGCGGTACAATCAGCAAATGATAGTTTTGAGCAAACTGCTAGAGACGCAGTAGCATCAGAAATAAATGAATTAATAGAGCAATTAGTTGTCGTAGGAAATTCAAGTATAGGGGGAAGATATATTTTTGCGGGATATAATACCCAAGAAAAGCCTTTTAAAATATTCACAGGGAATGATTTATTAAAAGAAGGAGAAGAAGCGACACTTGATTTAACAGACGTAGAAGGTAACCTTAGAAAAAACATATTAAAAGATGTTCCAGTTAAAATAGATTATACTGGTGATCAAGGAATGATGATGACAGAAGTAGACAAAGGAGTAACATTAGAGTATAATGTTACAGGTGATAAAATTTTTAAAAATAAAGAAGGAGACCTTTTTAAGGAACTATTATATTTAAGAGATAGTATATATAAAGGTGATGTAAATAGCGATAAAGATAATGATGGACATACAATAGAATCACAGATAGGTGAATTAGATAGAATTTTTAATATGATAATGAAATATAGATCTCAAGTTGGAGCAAAAATGAGAAGAATAGAGCAAGTAGAGGCGAGACTTGAAGATAACAAAATAAGTATGAGTGACTTATTGTCAAGAACACAAGATACAGATATAACTAAATCTATAATGGATTTAAAAACACAAGAAAATGTACAGAGAATGTCACTTTCTGTTGGAGCAAAAGTTATTCAACCAACTTTAGTAGATTTTGTAAAATAA
- the flgK gene encoding flagellar hook-associated protein FlgK — translation MFNSLEIGKRSLVSHKLAMDTTGHNISNANKEGYSRQMVDMETVSMQDPRYGRVGIGSEVETIKRVRDSFIDDRIMKEKSESGKWETKELNLKHMEYIINEPSEQSIRNTLDEYWGAMQELSKNPEDMAIRANVKERAEELATAISTSYERFQALQTSFDGDIESTVTSINSYLKRLAEINSQIQRAEAGGQNANDLRDEFDLLTEELSKIVSIKVIRKDGENVVSLGGRVVVQKDQYKEITVKRDSKINNGMAQLLWADLEEPVRVENGNLKGLIDLRDKESVKYMKYLDELAIGIIDTTNEMNRAGFDLKGRKGQDFFEDFSTYPLIRDINNDGGNEALVYKLSGTKEIAELKKPLSEVLKIETQTTDANGNTVTTNAPFEEEGFFEINGVRISYNTSQDSLTDIIEEINKSKAGVVASAGPNGKLKLRALKDEDYYIKTLNQKSGTLLNKLGILSTENADFDFRKADSISSLSQEITGQPREGAAFRMRFAIENVDEIAASIGVDSDGDGIPDSPGNEGDGRNALRIASLKDKKSIGDFTYAEFFKSVISDLGVSSQEAKKFMKNQKVMIDNLEKRREAVVGVSLDEEMANMIKYQHGYDAAAKYITTVNEMMDTLINKL, via the coding sequence ATGTTTAATAGTTTAGAAATAGGGAAAAGAAGTTTAGTTAGTCATAAGTTAGCCATGGATACTACTGGTCATAATATATCAAATGCGAATAAAGAAGGATATAGTAGACAAATGGTAGATATGGAAACTGTAAGCATGCAAGATCCAAGATATGGTAGAGTAGGAATAGGTTCAGAAGTAGAAACAATAAAAAGAGTAAGAGATAGCTTTATTGATGATAGAATAATGAAAGAAAAATCAGAAAGTGGTAAATGGGAAACAAAAGAATTGAATTTAAAGCATATGGAATACATAATAAATGAACCTTCTGAACAAAGTATAAGAAATACTTTGGATGAATATTGGGGAGCTATGCAAGAGCTTAGTAAAAATCCAGAAGATATGGCTATTAGAGCAAACGTAAAAGAGAGAGCAGAAGAATTGGCGACAGCAATTTCTACATCTTATGAAAGATTTCAAGCTCTTCAAACAAGTTTTGATGGTGATATAGAATCAACGGTGACTTCTATAAATTCCTATTTAAAAAGATTAGCAGAAATAAACTCACAAATACAAAGAGCAGAAGCCGGAGGGCAAAATGCTAATGATTTAAGAGATGAATTTGATTTGTTAACAGAAGAACTTTCGAAAATAGTAAGTATAAAAGTAATAAGAAAAGATGGAGAGAATGTTGTTTCTTTAGGTGGAAGAGTAGTTGTTCAAAAAGATCAATATAAAGAGATAACAGTAAAAAGAGATTCAAAAATAAATAATGGTATGGCGCAATTATTGTGGGCAGATTTGGAAGAACCGGTAAGAGTAGAAAATGGTAATTTAAAAGGGTTAATAGACCTTAGAGATAAAGAAAGCGTAAAATACATGAAGTATTTAGATGAATTAGCAATAGGAATAATAGATACTACAAATGAAATGAATAGAGCAGGATTTGATTTAAAAGGTAGAAAAGGACAAGATTTTTTTGAAGATTTTTCAACATATCCTTTGATAAGAGATATAAATAATGATGGTGGAAATGAAGCTTTAGTATATAAATTATCTGGGACAAAAGAGATTGCAGAATTAAAAAAGCCTCTTTCTGAAGTTTTGAAAATAGAAACTCAGACAACAGATGCAAATGGTAATACAGTAACAACTAATGCGCCATTTGAAGAAGAAGGTTTTTTTGAAATAAATGGTGTCAGAATAAGTTATAATACATCACAAGATAGTTTAACAGATATTATTGAAGAAATAAATAAATCAAAAGCAGGAGTAGTAGCATCAGCTGGGCCAAATGGTAAATTAAAATTAAGAGCTTTAAAAGATGAAGATTATTATATAAAAACATTAAATCAAAAATCAGGAACATTGTTAAATAAATTAGGAATTCTTTCAACAGAAAATGCAGATTTTGATTTTAGAAAAGCGGATAGTATAAGTAGTTTGAGTCAGGAAATAACAGGACAGCCGCGAGAAGGAGCTGCTTTTAGGATGAGATTTGCTATTGAAAATGTAGATGAAATAGCAGCATCTATAGGAGTAGATAGTGATGGAGACGGAATACCGGATTCACCAGGAAATGAGGGTGATGGGAGAAATGCACTTAGAATAGCTTCTTTAAAAGATAAAAAATCAATTGGTGATTTTACATATGCAGAATTTTTTAAATCAGTTATTTCAGATCTTGGAGTTAGTTCACAAGAAGCTAAAAAGTTTATGAAAAATCAAAAGGTAATGATAGATAATTTAGAAAAAAGAAGAGAAGCAGTTGTAGGTGTATCATTAGATGAAGAGATGGCTAATATGATAAAATATCAACATGGATATGATGCTGCAGCAAAATATATAACTACTGTTAATGAGATGATGGATACACTTATTAATAAACTATAG
- the flgN gene encoding flagellar export chaperone FlgN has product MDKLVEILQKQLEFHKKEYKLACDRFDAIEKNDIKKLNKTILEERELTKNIENLENQRLELFEDKKHIKLIDYINDLADEEIKKKLLNIRTELKSIIEDIVQKNNDCKNIIEISNEMLEKVLKELSGKKEIGYNKYKKKENVSSNNLLNTKI; this is encoded by the coding sequence TTGGATAAATTAGTTGAGATATTGCAAAAACAATTAGAATTTCACAAAAAAGAATATAAATTAGCTTGTGATAGATTTGATGCAATAGAAAAAAATGATATAAAAAAGTTAAATAAAACTATATTAGAAGAGCGTGAACTTACAAAAAATATAGAAAACCTTGAAAACCAGAGATTAGAACTTTTTGAAGATAAAAAACATATTAAATTAATAGATTATATTAATGATTTAGCTGATGAAGAAATTAAAAAAAAGTTATTAAATATAAGAACTGAATTAAAATCTATTATTGAAGATATTGTTCAAAAAAATAATGACTGTAAAAATATAATAGAGATTTCTAATGAGATGTTAGAAAAAGTATTAAAAGAATTATCGGGAAAAAAAGAAATAGGATATAACAAATATAAGAAAAAAGAAAATGTATCAAGTAACAATTTATTAAACACTAAAATATAG
- a CDS encoding flagellar biosynthesis anti-sigma factor FlgM gives MMKIVGNINSIYGKYTKDVTSTKKANVINNNKKVIQDKVDISFNAKKTTVDKAEVNYLKAKLNASGERSDKIADIKSRIEAGTYNVSLDKLADAILNSKRG, from the coding sequence ATGATGAAAATTGTAGGAAATATCAATAGCATTTATGGGAAATATACAAAAGATGTGACATCGACTAAAAAAGCTAATGTAATAAACAATAATAAAAAAGTTATTCAAGATAAAGTTGATATTTCTTTTAATGCTAAAAAAACTACAGTAGACAAAGCAGAAGTAAATTATCTAAAAGCAAAATTAAATGCTTCTGGTGAAAGATCAGATAAGATAGCAGATATTAAATCTAGAATTGAAGCTGGTACTTATAATGTTTCATTAGATAAATTAGCCGATGCAATTTTAAATTCAAAGAGGGGATAA
- a CDS encoding flagellar protein, with amino-acid sequence MLHKHTKCISCGKTFLQVRKNLDLCPDCMKDAEANFRIVKDYLYDYPGATAKEIARETGVGEQLILKWYEEGRIEKSDVTPASKCEICGRSILAGRICKRCQEEMKSGLGGSSTQENKAKRLSMHIAEKRK; translated from the coding sequence ATGTTACACAAACATACAAAATGCATTAGTTGTGGGAAAACTTTTTTACAAGTGAGAAAAAATCTTGATTTATGTCCAGATTGTATGAAAGATGCAGAAGCTAATTTTAGAATAGTAAAAGATTATTTATATGATTATCCAGGAGCTACTGCAAAAGAAATAGCAAGAGAAACAGGGGTAGGTGAACAACTTATACTTAAATGGTATGAAGAAGGAAGAATAGAAAAATCAGATGTAACCCCAGCATCTAAATGTGAAATATGTGGTAGATCAATACTTGCAGGAAGAATATGTAAAAGATGTCAAGAGGAAATGAAAAGTGGTTTAGGCGGGTCTTCAACACAAGAAAATAAAGCTAAAAGACTATCAATGCATATAGCTGAAAAAAGAAAATAA
- a CDS encoding ComF family protein, which yields MYICYNCFKQLKSIAKLRSIKNIYYIWDYETIFSKLLKNYKLNRIKNLENIIVKLIKHDFFEILNKKNIEIIIPVPINNNRIRERGFNQTEEILKKLNIKYLKAKRIKATKKMSRILNKKEREKNIKNAFKIEGDLENKIILIFDDVITTGTTVNELIKTINKKYMIKEVYIFTLSLTKTAKKILNDGRD from the coding sequence ATGTATATATGTTATAATTGTTTTAAACAATTAAAATCAATAGCTAAACTAAGAAGCATAAAAAATATATATTATATATGGGATTATGAGACTATATTTAGTAAATTATTAAAAAATTATAAATTAAATCGTATAAAAAATCTAGAAAATATTATTGTTAAATTAATAAAACATGATTTTTTTGAAATTTTAAATAAAAAAAATATAGAAATAATAATACCTGTGCCGATAAATAATAATAGAATTAGAGAACGTGGATTTAATCAAACAGAGGAAATTTTAAAAAAATTAAATATTAAATATTTAAAAGCTAAAAGAATAAAAGCTACTAAAAAAATGAGTAGAATTTTAAACAAAAAAGAGAGAGAAAAAAATATAAAAAATGCTTTTAAAATAGAAGGTGATTTAGAAAATAAAATTATTTTAATATTTGATGATGTAATTACCACAGGAACAACAGTAAATGAATTAATAAAAACAATTAATAAAAAATATATGATTAAAGAGGTCTATATTTTTACGCTATCATTAACAAAGACAGCAAAAAAAATATTAAATGATGGGAGAGATTAG
- a CDS encoding zinc ribbon domain-containing protein produces MILDYKCIKCGSEKYIVKTVFLPEKEPGIKLELGKYYFKTCIQCGFTEVYNAKIIDDNKQLTPKFL; encoded by the coding sequence ATGATATTGGATTATAAATGTATTAAATGTGGCTCAGAAAAATATATTGTAAAAACAGTTTTTTTACCTGAAAAGGAACCGGGAATAAAACTAGAATTAGGTAAATATTATTTTAAAACTTGTATTCAATGTGGTTTTACAGAGGTATATAATGCAAAAATTATTGATGATAATAAACAACTTACACCAAAATTTTTATAA
- a CDS encoding YraN family protein, with product MNKREVGKKYEKLSLDYLKNNGIKIMDTNYYGKGFEIDIIGKKDDKIIFFEVKYRKNKKFGYAEESVDYRKQKRILKGAMNYLIKNNLQNNYIRFDIIAINNNKINWIKDAFWGDDIGL from the coding sequence ATGAATAAAAGAGAAGTAGGGAAAAAGTATGAAAAATTATCTTTAGATTATCTTAAAAATAATGGAATAAAAATAATGGATACTAATTATTATGGAAAAGGATTTGAAATAGATATAATAGGAAAAAAAGATGATAAAATTATTTTTTTTGAAGTGAAATATAGAAAAAATAAAAAATTTGGTTATGCAGAAGAAAGTGTAGATTATAGAAAACAAAAAAGAATATTAAAGGGAGCCATGAATTATTTAATAAAAAATAATCTACAAAATAATTATATTAGATTTGATATAATAGCAATTAATAATAATAAAATAAATTGGATAAAAGATGCATTTTGGGGTGATGATATTGGATTATAA